One Cryobacterium psychrophilum DNA segment encodes these proteins:
- a CDS encoding proteasome assembly chaperone family protein, with translation MRDPSELYKLTADAEGVPDGLNLVAGLTGFADAGGAVSQFNEYLLGTLEHTVIAEFDPDELLDYRARRPIIYFDKDHLTDYQPPALRLYLSHDEIGQPFLLLAGFEPDFRWEQFTAAVLQLAQRFSVTSTTWVHAIPMPVPHTRRIGVTVSGNRSDLIGSMSVWRPHTQVAANVLHLVEFRLQEIGASTVGYVLLIPHYLSDTEFPSAALAALESTSAATGLIFPTDRLRETDREFVARIDDQVRDNPELGKLVGTLEERYDAYMEGNPLRSPLTDEEGELPTADEIAAELENFLAIRRSKDDGPLN, from the coding sequence ATGCGGGATCCTTCTGAACTGTACAAGCTGACCGCCGACGCCGAGGGCGTACCCGATGGTTTGAACCTCGTGGCGGGGCTGACCGGCTTCGCCGACGCTGGTGGAGCCGTGTCGCAATTCAACGAGTATCTCTTGGGCACGCTCGAACACACCGTGATTGCGGAATTCGATCCCGACGAGCTGCTCGACTACCGCGCTCGTCGGCCAATCATCTACTTCGACAAAGATCACCTCACCGACTACCAGCCGCCGGCGCTGCGGTTGTATCTCTCCCACGACGAAATCGGCCAGCCCTTCCTGCTGCTGGCCGGATTTGAGCCGGACTTCCGATGGGAACAATTCACCGCGGCAGTCCTGCAACTCGCTCAGCGTTTCTCGGTGACGTCTACGACCTGGGTCCATGCGATTCCCATGCCGGTCCCGCACACACGTCGAATCGGGGTGACCGTCAGCGGCAATCGCTCTGATCTCATTGGCAGCATGTCCGTGTGGCGTCCGCACACCCAGGTTGCGGCCAACGTTTTGCACCTGGTGGAATTCCGCCTGCAAGAAATAGGAGCCTCAACCGTGGGGTACGTGCTGCTCATTCCGCATTACCTCTCGGACACGGAATTCCCGTCGGCGGCCCTCGCCGCTCTGGAGAGCACGAGCGCCGCGACGGGACTGATTTTTCCGACCGATCGGCTGCGGGAGACCGATCGTGAATTCGTGGCGCGCATCGACGACCAGGTGCGCGATAACCCGGAACTCGGTAAGCTGGTTGGCACCCTTGAAGAGCGTTACGACGCGTACATGGAGGGGAACCCCCTACGTTCCCCCCTGACGGACGAGGAGGGCGAACTGCCGACGGCCGACGAAATTGCCGCCGAGCTGGAAAATTTCCTGGCGATCCGGCGCAGCAAGGACGACGGTCCGCTGAACTGA
- a CDS encoding MFS transporter: MNSRRSWLVFYIGSFAYLSAVLQRTSLGIAGVSAAERFGGSAAVLSSLAVVQLIVYASAQIPVGVMVDRFGPRVLMVGGTALMAAGQLTLAFAPNITIAVIGRILVGAGDATIFISMIRLISLWFSGRRVPLLSQWMGNIGQLGQVLSAVPLAWLLHIWGWTPAFVSAASVAVLALIVLLVFVRDRPVGAQEHPRANGWREALVQLRHSFRRPGTQLGFWSHYVTQSSGNIFTLLWGFPFMVYGLGYDPARAAAMLTILVGAGLVFGPVLGVLTARHPLRRSNIVLGIVTAIGIAWAVVILWPGTPPVAVVVGLLIVLGVGGPGSLIGFDFARTFNPQRNLGSANGVVNVGGFTASFTTMFLIGVLLDLQDRWRVAGGAPSDLYSLDSFKVAFAVQYLVVGIGVVFLLRARSRTRSQLSRDEGIEVAPVWVALSRAWKRRKGRE, translated from the coding sequence GTGAACTCCCGTCGATCCTGGTTAGTCTTTTACATCGGCTCGTTCGCGTACCTTTCCGCGGTCCTGCAACGCACGTCACTCGGTATTGCGGGGGTGTCAGCGGCGGAACGATTCGGCGGTTCGGCCGCCGTGCTCTCGAGTCTCGCGGTCGTTCAGCTGATCGTCTACGCCTCGGCCCAGATCCCCGTCGGTGTCATGGTCGACCGCTTTGGTCCCCGTGTGCTCATGGTGGGCGGAACCGCGCTCATGGCTGCCGGCCAGCTCACGCTCGCCTTTGCCCCCAACATCACGATCGCCGTCATCGGGCGAATTCTTGTCGGTGCGGGCGACGCGACGATCTTCATCTCGATGATTCGTTTGATCAGTTTGTGGTTCTCCGGCCGCAGAGTTCCGCTCCTGTCCCAATGGATGGGAAACATCGGGCAATTGGGCCAGGTGCTCTCAGCGGTTCCGCTCGCCTGGCTGCTGCACATTTGGGGCTGGACACCCGCCTTCGTGTCCGCAGCTTCCGTAGCCGTTCTTGCGCTGATCGTGCTGCTCGTGTTCGTGCGGGATCGACCGGTCGGCGCCCAGGAACACCCCCGGGCAAACGGCTGGAGGGAAGCGCTCGTGCAACTGCGGCACAGCTTCAGGCGACCAGGGACCCAACTGGGGTTCTGGTCCCACTACGTGACCCAGTCGTCCGGGAATATTTTCACCCTGCTGTGGGGTTTTCCCTTCATGGTCTACGGGCTCGGCTACGACCCAGCACGAGCGGCGGCGATGCTCACGATCCTGGTCGGTGCCGGATTGGTATTCGGGCCGGTGCTGGGCGTCCTGACCGCGCGGCATCCCTTGCGTCGCAGCAACATCGTGCTCGGAATCGTGACGGCGATCGGCATTGCCTGGGCCGTCGTGATCCTGTGGCCCGGCACGCCGCCCGTCGCGGTCGTTGTCGGACTCCTGATTGTGCTCGGAGTCGGTGGCCCCGGGTCGCTCATCGGATTTGACTTCGCCCGCACATTCAACCCGCAGCGAAACCTGGGTTCGGCCAACGGCGTCGTCAATGTCGGCGGCTTCACGGCAAGCTTCACGACCATGTTTCTGATCGGTGTGCTGCTCGACCTGCAGGACAGGTGGCGCGTGGCCGGGGGAGCCCCGAGCGATCTGTACTCGCTCGACTCCTTCAAGGTGGCGTTTGCGGTGCAGTACCTGGTCGTCGGTATCGGAGTCGTCTTCCTTCTTCGAGCGCGGTCGCGCACGAGAAGCCAGCTGTCGCGCGATGAAGGAATAGAAGTGGCCCCGGTGTGGGTTGCACTATCCAGAGCATGGAAGCGGCGTAAAGGGAGAGAGTAG
- a CDS encoding RNA polymerase sigma factor — protein sequence MATPVKTEATEAVPAADTAAAVPAAADSAPAKVVKPKTATAKTAAAKTAAAKTAAAKTAAAKLSAAAGPAAEKAPPRKRAAAKKVGVKEEDVPDQVPVEDDDEDSKRAAPTEPLPKGALVLSLVDDEDEVPVYSSAITGATADPVKDYLKQIGKVALLNAAEEVELAMRIEAGLFAEDKLAEMTDAERRAALGRELQWVAKDGARAKSHLLGANLRLVVSLAKRYTGRGMQFLDLIQEGNLGLIRAVEKFDYTKGFKFSTYATWWIRQAITRAMADQARTIRIPVHMVEVINKLARVQRQMLQDLGREPTPEELSRELDMTPEKVVEVQKYGREPISLHTPLGEDGDSEFGDLIEDTEAVVPADAVGFTMLQKQLESLLDSLSEREAGVIRMRFGLGDGMPKTLDQIGDTFDVTRERIRQIESKTMAKLRHPSRSQSLRDYLE from the coding sequence ATGGCAACCCCCGTAAAGACTGAGGCGACCGAAGCGGTCCCAGCGGCGGACACTGCGGCTGCGGTTCCTGCGGCTGCGGACAGTGCGCCAGCGAAGGTCGTCAAGCCAAAGACGGCGACGGCTAAGACTGCTGCGGCCAAAACCGCTGCGGCCAAGACTGCTGCGGCCAAGACCGCCGCCGCGAAGCTCTCTGCAGCGGCTGGCCCCGCTGCCGAAAAGGCCCCACCACGCAAGCGTGCCGCCGCAAAGAAGGTTGGGGTCAAAGAAGAAGACGTGCCCGACCAGGTGCCTGTCGAAGACGACGACGAAGACTCGAAGCGCGCCGCACCGACCGAGCCGCTGCCCAAGGGTGCCCTCGTGCTGTCCCTCGTCGACGACGAAGATGAAGTACCGGTCTACTCAAGCGCCATCACCGGTGCCACCGCAGACCCGGTCAAGGATTACCTGAAGCAGATCGGTAAGGTCGCCCTGCTCAACGCGGCCGAAGAAGTCGAGCTGGCGATGCGAATCGAAGCTGGCCTCTTCGCCGAAGACAAGCTCGCGGAGATGACCGACGCCGAGCGGAGGGCGGCCTTGGGCCGCGAACTCCAGTGGGTGGCCAAAGACGGCGCCCGCGCGAAGAGCCACCTTCTTGGTGCGAACCTTCGACTGGTCGTCTCCCTCGCCAAGCGCTACACGGGTCGTGGAATGCAGTTCCTCGACCTCATCCAGGAGGGCAACCTGGGTCTGATTCGTGCCGTCGAAAAGTTCGACTACACGAAGGGCTTTAAGTTCTCCACCTACGCAACCTGGTGGATTCGCCAGGCGATCACCCGCGCCATGGCCGATCAGGCTCGCACGATTCGTATCCCCGTCCACATGGTCGAGGTCATCAACAAGCTCGCGCGTGTTCAGCGTCAGATGCTTCAGGATCTGGGTCGCGAACCGACACCGGAAGAGTTGAGTCGCGAACTTGACATGACGCCGGAAAAGGTCGTCGAGGTACAGAAGTACGGTCGCGAACCCATCTCCCTTCACACTCCGCTGGGTGAAGACGGTGACAGCGAATTCGGTGACCTCATCGAGGACACGGAGGCCGTTGTTCCGGCCGATGCCGTGGGCTTCACGATGTTGCAGAAGCAGCTGGAGAGCCTGCTCGATTCCCTGTCCGAGCGTGAGGCTGGAGTCATCCGCATGCGTTTCGGGCTGGGCGACGGCATGCCCAAGACCCTCGACCAGATCGGTGACACCTTCGACGTCACGCGTGAGCGGATCCGGCAGATTGAGTCGAAAACAATGGCCAAGCTCCGTCACCCGTCCCGGTCGCAGTCACTACGCGACTACCTCGAGTAG
- a CDS encoding MurT ligase domain-containing protein has product MRYVPAILVGRIVRTLARWRKPGGGSAIPGLVVNRVAPAFLTTTLNGFPQGLVVVTGSSGKSTTTKMLVAILRAHGTSVFTNSSTANISQGLTSALLEQVSLTGRMSDDIGVLEMDEGHGALIAGGLTPRVVALTNVMVDQIDRFHDSEMVAALLAKIAARATQSVVLNADDQFLVEVGAGLGATVSVATYGVSTDVLAANPRGLGYARTAGERLKAGTGTLVTRVAGRVADLSLPVAPSQSQEPATTVTIDLPARGTHYAVDAATALATAQAALGDQFDSATAAAALSTIPAVFGRGEIVTVRGQQVEFVLVQNPASFQLNVDALEPHTEQILIAIGSDVRDPSYFWPVDTSGLEHVLFASGSKAHEIALQLAYDDVRVDRIEPDVPTALDAFLALPAPEHGLKTIIFSADGMRRTRVHLGLETNDEEQS; this is encoded by the coding sequence GTGCGTTATGTCCCGGCGATCCTCGTTGGCAGGATCGTCCGGACGCTCGCGCGTTGGCGCAAGCCGGGCGGAGGCTCGGCAATCCCCGGGCTGGTTGTCAACCGGGTGGCCCCAGCCTTCCTGACGACGACCCTCAACGGATTTCCCCAGGGGCTCGTCGTCGTGACGGGTTCGAGCGGTAAATCGACCACCACGAAAATGCTCGTGGCGATCTTGCGCGCGCACGGAACGAGCGTGTTCACCAACTCGTCCACAGCCAACATCAGTCAGGGCCTGACGTCTGCGCTGCTCGAACAGGTCAGTCTGACCGGACGCATGAGCGACGACATCGGCGTACTCGAAATGGACGAGGGCCACGGAGCGCTCATCGCCGGAGGACTGACACCACGTGTTGTGGCGCTGACCAACGTGATGGTCGATCAAATCGACCGTTTCCACGACTCCGAAATGGTTGCGGCGCTTCTCGCCAAGATCGCGGCCCGTGCCACCCAAAGCGTTGTGCTCAACGCCGACGACCAATTCCTCGTCGAGGTGGGTGCCGGGCTCGGGGCGACGGTGTCCGTCGCGACCTATGGCGTCAGCACCGATGTGCTGGCAGCCAACCCGCGCGGTCTGGGTTACGCCCGAACGGCCGGGGAACGGTTGAAAGCCGGTACGGGCACACTAGTGACTCGGGTGGCCGGTCGTGTCGCGGACCTTTCGCTGCCTGTTGCGCCGTCTCAATCGCAGGAGCCGGCCACGACGGTGACGATAGATCTTCCGGCGCGCGGAACGCACTATGCCGTTGACGCGGCCACCGCGTTGGCCACGGCTCAGGCAGCCCTCGGTGACCAATTTGACTCCGCGACGGCGGCCGCAGCACTGTCCACGATTCCGGCAGTGTTTGGTCGCGGCGAGATTGTGACCGTACGCGGGCAGCAGGTCGAATTCGTGCTCGTGCAGAATCCGGCGAGTTTTCAACTCAACGTCGATGCCCTCGAACCGCACACGGAGCAGATCCTCATTGCCATCGGTTCGGATGTTCGGGATCCCTCGTACTTCTGGCCGGTGGATACGTCCGGCCTGGAACACGTGCTCTTCGCGTCCGGGTCAAAGGCTCACGAGATTGCACTGCAACTGGCCTACGACGATGTGCGGGTCGACCGGATCGAACCGGATGTCCCCACGGCGCTTGACGCCTTCCTCGCGTTACCCGCTCCCGAACATGGACTCAAGACGATCATCTTCTCGGCCGACGGCATGCGCCGCACTCGCGTCCACCTCGGCCTGGAAACGAACGACGAGGAGCAGTCATGA
- a CDS encoding type 1 glutamine amidotransferase produces the protein MTRQLTIISVLPDLLNTNGDAANARVLAQRARWSGHEASVVEVRSRADLPESVDAIVIGSGADAELVGARDILLTMVDELRAWTTAGVPLLAVGTGWELLSWGIELHSGTVVEGLGLVAGRAVPRVVRATDDIVVTSKHGRLVGFENHARDYVGAEASPLGRVLSGTGNGNGGEGLVMGDLIGTHLHGPVLARNPGLADHMLRAAFGRVGEVYESGERTAPVDAMAHAVRDQIATRLSLSGE, from the coding sequence ATGACGCGTCAGCTCACTATCATCTCCGTGCTTCCCGATCTGCTGAACACCAATGGGGACGCCGCGAATGCCCGGGTCCTGGCGCAGCGGGCCCGGTGGAGCGGCCATGAGGCATCCGTTGTTGAGGTGCGGTCCAGGGCCGATCTTCCTGAATCTGTTGACGCCATCGTGATCGGCTCCGGGGCGGACGCCGAGCTTGTCGGTGCCCGTGACATCTTGCTCACCATGGTCGACGAGCTTCGAGCGTGGACGACGGCAGGTGTTCCCCTTCTCGCGGTCGGAACGGGTTGGGAGCTGTTGAGCTGGGGGATTGAGCTGCACAGCGGCACCGTGGTTGAGGGGCTCGGTCTCGTCGCGGGCAGGGCCGTTCCCCGCGTTGTTCGGGCCACGGACGATATCGTCGTCACGAGTAAGCACGGTCGTCTCGTCGGATTTGAAAACCATGCGCGTGACTACGTCGGCGCAGAGGCGTCGCCCCTCGGACGAGTTCTTTCCGGCACCGGCAACGGAAACGGCGGTGAGGGACTGGTTATGGGCGATCTCATCGGGACGCATCTCCATGGCCCCGTGCTTGCCCGAAACCCTGGCCTGGCCGACCATATGCTCCGAGCTGCGTTCGGCCGGGTGGGTGAGGTCTACGAATCAGGGGAGCGCACCGCACCTGTCGACGCCATGGCGCACGCCGTTCGCGATCAGATTGCGACCCGCCTGTCGCTCTCTGGCGAGTAG
- a CDS encoding DUF7455 domain-containing protein — translation MSKIATEHGAAEQQGTPHQLTAADRCDACGAQAYIRVVVNNSELLFCAHHGRKHQEKLSAIAESWHDESSRLLEDQRS, via the coding sequence ATGTCTAAGATCGCCACCGAACATGGTGCAGCAGAGCAGCAGGGCACCCCCCACCAGCTGACCGCGGCAGACCGCTGCGACGCTTGTGGCGCCCAGGCGTACATTCGAGTCGTCGTGAACAACAGCGAATTGCTGTTCTGCGCTCACCACGGTCGTAAGCATCAGGAGAAGTTGTCGGCGATTGCCGAGAGCTGGCACGACGAATCGAGCCGACTGCTCGAAGATCAGCGCTCATAG
- a CDS encoding DNA gyrase/topoisomerase IV subunit B: MSSDYSARHLSVLEGLEAVRKRPGMYIGSTDSRGLMHCLWEIIDNSVDEALGGHGSSIKIELHPDESVEVRDTARGIPVDIEPKTGLTGVEVVFTKLHAGGKFGSGSYAASGGLHGVGASVVNALSERLDVEVDRDGKTWAMSFHRGEPGVFADTGAKSPDAPFTPFEEQSVLRVVGKVAKGVTGTRVRYWADRQIFTKGAAFQAEEVLNRARQTAFLVPGLAIEVADRRTTEEVVNAFQFDGGISEFVDHLATDTPITDTWRLTGNGTFKETVPVLTEKGAMVPTELERNCQVDIALRWGTGYDTTVQSFVNIIATPKGGTHQAGFDAGLLKFLRAQVEQNARRLKAGSDKLEKDDVMAGLTAVLTVRLPEPQFEGQTKEVLGTPAVRAIVAAVVAKAMSERFVSPKRDDKAQAAVVLDKIVAEMKSRISARAHKETQRRKNALESSSLPAKLVDCRSNDVSTSELFIVEGDSALGTAKLARDSEHQALLPIRGKILNVQKASVSDMLSNTECASIIQVIGAGSGRSFDLSAARYGKVIIMSDADVDGAHIRTLLLTLFFRYMRPMIAEGRVFAAVPPLHRVVVMNPGSKPNETIYTYSEVELYGVLSALEKKGKRYQDPIQRYKGLGEMDADQLATTTMERAHRTLRRVRVNDADAAAKVFELLMGNEVAPRKEFIVDSSDKLSRDRIDV; encoded by the coding sequence GTGAGTTCTGATTATTCTGCGCGCCATCTGTCCGTCCTCGAGGGGCTCGAAGCGGTGCGCAAGCGGCCGGGAATGTACATCGGGTCAACGGACTCACGAGGCCTTATGCACTGCCTCTGGGAAATCATCGACAATTCCGTCGACGAGGCCCTGGGCGGGCACGGCAGCAGCATCAAGATTGAACTTCATCCCGATGAGAGCGTCGAGGTGCGCGACACGGCTCGTGGCATCCCCGTCGACATCGAGCCCAAGACCGGCCTGACCGGTGTCGAAGTGGTCTTCACGAAACTCCACGCCGGTGGAAAATTCGGCAGCGGGTCGTACGCCGCGTCGGGCGGACTCCACGGTGTTGGGGCATCCGTCGTCAACGCCCTGTCCGAACGGCTCGACGTCGAAGTCGACCGGGACGGCAAGACCTGGGCGATGTCCTTCCACCGGGGTGAACCAGGCGTGTTCGCCGATACCGGCGCCAAGAGCCCGGACGCGCCCTTCACCCCGTTCGAAGAGCAGAGTGTGCTGCGCGTGGTCGGCAAGGTCGCCAAGGGGGTCACCGGCACACGGGTGCGTTATTGGGCAGACCGCCAGATCTTCACGAAGGGCGCGGCCTTCCAGGCGGAAGAGGTTCTCAACCGAGCCCGCCAGACAGCGTTCCTCGTGCCGGGCCTGGCCATCGAGGTCGCCGATCGGCGCACCACCGAGGAGGTCGTCAACGCTTTCCAGTTCGACGGCGGCATCTCGGAGTTCGTCGACCATCTCGCCACAGACACACCGATCACGGACACCTGGCGCCTGACCGGCAACGGAACCTTCAAAGAGACGGTTCCCGTTCTCACCGAGAAGGGCGCCATGGTGCCCACGGAACTCGAACGCAACTGCCAAGTGGACATCGCGCTGCGCTGGGGAACCGGCTACGACACGACCGTGCAAAGCTTCGTGAACATCATCGCCACCCCGAAGGGGGGAACGCACCAGGCCGGATTCGACGCCGGGCTCTTGAAATTCCTCCGTGCCCAGGTGGAGCAGAACGCTCGCCGCCTGAAGGCAGGTTCTGACAAGCTTGAAAAGGACGATGTGATGGCCGGCCTGACCGCCGTGCTCACCGTTCGTCTCCCGGAGCCACAGTTCGAGGGCCAGACGAAGGAAGTACTCGGCACACCCGCCGTGCGTGCGATCGTGGCCGCAGTCGTCGCGAAGGCCATGAGCGAACGTTTCGTGTCACCCAAGCGTGACGACAAGGCACAGGCCGCCGTCGTGCTCGACAAGATTGTCGCCGAGATGAAGTCGCGCATCTCAGCGCGTGCGCATAAGGAGACCCAGCGGCGCAAGAATGCTCTCGAGAGTTCATCGCTTCCGGCGAAACTCGTGGACTGCCGCAGCAATGACGTGTCCACGAGTGAACTGTTCATCGTGGAGGGCGATTCGGCACTCGGCACGGCGAAACTTGCGCGCGACAGCGAGCACCAGGCGCTCCTTCCGATCCGAGGAAAAATTCTCAACGTGCAGAAGGCATCCGTCTCGGACATGCTGTCGAACACCGAGTGCGCCTCGATCATTCAGGTGATCGGAGCGGGTTCCGGCCGGAGCTTTGACCTCTCCGCGGCCCGGTACGGCAAGGTCATCATCATGAGTGATGCCGACGTGGATGGCGCACACATTCGTACGCTCCTGCTGACACTCTTCTTCCGCTACATGCGCCCGATGATTGCCGAGGGGCGCGTGTTCGCCGCTGTGCCGCCGCTGCACCGCGTCGTGGTGATGAACCCGGGAAGCAAGCCCAACGAAACGATCTACACCTACTCCGAGGTTGAGCTCTACGGCGTACTGAGCGCGCTCGAGAAGAAGGGCAAGCGCTATCAGGACCCCATCCAGCGCTACAAGGGGCTGGGTGAAATGGATGCCGATCAGCTCGCGACCACCACCATGGAACGCGCCCACCGAACGCTTCGCCGAGTACGCGTCAACGACGCGGATGCCGCGGCGAAGGTTTTCGAATTGCTGATGGGCAACGAAGTGGCACCGCGCAAGGAGTTCATCGTCGACAGCTCGGACAAGCTCAGTCGGGATCGGATCGACGTGTAA
- a CDS encoding DNA gyrase/topoisomerase IV subunit A: protein MSRADSTPPAARTAIDTERIEDVDVSIEMQGSFLEYAYSVIYSRALPDARDGLKPVQRRILYQMSEMGLRPDRGHVKSARVVGEVMGKLHPHGDTAIYDALVRMAQSFSLRVPLIDGHGNFGSLDDGPAAPRYTEARLAAPALAMTEHLDEDVVNFVPNYDNQLTQPDVLPAAYPNLLVNGASGIAVGMATNMAPHNLIEVVGAARHLLSYPEASLEHLMEFIPGPDLPTGGTIVGLAGIKDAYLTGRGSFKTRARVAVESISARKTGLVVTELPYLVGPEKVIEKIKDGVNSKKLSGISDVTDLTDRTKGLRLVIGIKTGFSPDAVLEQLYRYTPLEDSFNINAVALVEGTPQTLGLRELLLVYVNHRIEVVTRRSSYRLARRKERLHLVEGLLVAIVDIDEVIQVIRASDDTDMARTRLIDVFDLSQVQAEYILELRLRRLTRFSKIELEAERDQLLAEIAQLEALLSSKAAIRTLVSTELAAVAEKFGTPRRTVLTEAKPSIAGMSAAAAKRQAAVLEVQDIPTRIFLSATGRIARVDLVAVDDSAPQRITPPPRRSKHDAILSSLETTSRTEIGAVTNHGRLIRFSPVDLPVMPPTSIQLAAGVRINDYLVLSSRGERVLALVSLDSDRAIALGTRQGVVKRLTPGDWASKPDFEIITLKPKDEVVGVAQGTEDDELVFIASDAQLLRFPAAGVRQQGRAAGGMAGIKLSPGAAVVFFTSLAATDAANAVVATVATGSRTLPGTDPGSAKVSEFTEYPAKGRATGGVRSQRFLKGEDAIAVAWVGPAPARATSPEGTPRPLPETGSRRDAAGVMLDAIIGAIGSEI, encoded by the coding sequence ATGAGCCGCGCAGACAGCACCCCACCCGCCGCCCGCACCGCGATCGACACCGAGAGAATCGAAGACGTCGACGTATCGATCGAGATGCAGGGGTCCTTCCTCGAGTACGCCTACTCGGTCATCTACTCACGGGCACTCCCCGATGCGCGCGATGGGCTCAAGCCTGTCCAGCGTCGCATCCTGTACCAGATGAGTGAGATGGGATTGCGCCCCGACCGCGGCCATGTCAAGTCCGCCCGCGTCGTCGGCGAAGTCATGGGCAAGCTGCACCCGCATGGTGACACGGCGATTTATGACGCGCTCGTGCGCATGGCGCAGTCATTCTCCCTGCGCGTTCCCCTCATCGACGGCCACGGAAACTTTGGCTCTCTTGATGATGGGCCGGCGGCTCCCCGATACACAGAGGCCCGGCTTGCGGCCCCCGCCCTCGCGATGACCGAGCACCTCGACGAAGACGTCGTCAATTTTGTGCCCAACTATGACAATCAGCTCACCCAGCCCGATGTGCTCCCGGCCGCGTATCCCAATCTGCTGGTCAACGGCGCAAGCGGTATCGCTGTGGGTATGGCCACAAACATGGCACCGCACAACCTCATCGAGGTCGTCGGTGCCGCGCGCCACCTCCTCTCCTACCCGGAGGCCTCACTCGAGCACCTGATGGAGTTCATTCCGGGGCCAGACCTACCCACCGGCGGCACCATCGTGGGGCTCGCCGGCATCAAGGACGCGTACCTCACCGGGCGTGGCAGCTTCAAGACCAGGGCCCGCGTCGCCGTGGAGTCAATCAGCGCGCGAAAAACCGGTCTGGTGGTCACGGAATTGCCCTATCTCGTGGGACCGGAAAAGGTGATCGAGAAGATCAAGGACGGGGTCAACTCCAAAAAGCTGAGCGGAATCTCTGACGTCACCGACCTCACGGACCGCACCAAGGGGCTGCGCCTCGTCATCGGGATCAAGACCGGTTTCAGTCCGGATGCCGTACTCGAGCAGCTGTACCGCTACACGCCCCTCGAAGATTCGTTCAACATCAACGCGGTCGCCCTTGTGGAGGGAACGCCGCAGACCCTGGGGCTGCGCGAACTCCTACTCGTCTACGTGAACCACCGCATCGAAGTGGTGACCCGTCGTTCCTCCTACCGGCTCGCCCGACGCAAGGAACGCCTACACCTCGTGGAAGGCCTCCTCGTGGCCATTGTCGATATCGACGAGGTCATTCAGGTCATCCGTGCCAGTGACGACACCGACATGGCCAGGACTCGTCTCATCGACGTTTTCGACCTCAGCCAGGTGCAGGCCGAGTACATTCTCGAGCTGCGACTGCGTCGCCTCACGCGCTTCTCGAAAATCGAGCTTGAGGCTGAGCGCGACCAGCTCCTGGCCGAGATTGCCCAACTTGAGGCACTGCTCTCCAGCAAGGCCGCCATCCGCACGCTCGTGTCCACGGAGCTCGCCGCCGTCGCCGAGAAGTTCGGCACCCCGCGCCGCACAGTACTCACCGAGGCCAAACCCAGCATCGCGGGCATGTCTGCGGCCGCAGCGAAACGTCAGGCGGCTGTCCTTGAGGTACAGGACATCCCGACGCGCATCTTCCTCAGCGCCACCGGCCGCATTGCACGCGTCGACCTTGTGGCGGTGGACGACTCCGCTCCCCAGCGCATCACACCCCCGCCACGCCGCAGCAAGCACGATGCCATCCTGTCGTCGCTCGAAACGACGAGTCGCACGGAGATCGGGGCGGTCACCAACCATGGTCGACTCATCCGCTTCTCCCCCGTCGACCTGCCCGTCATGCCACCGACGTCGATTCAGCTCGCCGCAGGCGTTCGTATCAACGACTACCTTGTGCTCTCCAGCCGAGGAGAGCGGGTGCTCGCCCTGGTCTCCCTCGACTCCGATCGAGCCATCGCGCTCGGCACGCGGCAGGGTGTCGTGAAGCGGCTCACTCCGGGCGACTGGGCCAGCAAACCAGACTTTGAGATCATCACCCTCAAGCCGAAGGACGAGGTCGTCGGTGTGGCGCAGGGCACTGAAGACGACGAACTCGTCTTTATTGCGTCGGATGCGCAGCTGCTGCGTTTCCCGGCCGCCGGCGTTCGACAACAGGGCCGCGCAGCCGGCGGAATGGCCGGTATTAAGCTCTCCCCCGGCGCCGCCGTGGTGTTCTTCACGAGCCTGGCTGCGACGGACGCTGCGAACGCCGTGGTGGCAACCGTCGCCACCGGAAGCCGGACCCTTCCCGGCACCGACCCCGGCAGCGCCAAGGTCTCTGAGTTCACCGAGTATCCAGCGAAGGGACGCGCGACGGGTGGGGTGCGCTCCCAGCGTTTCCTCAAGGGCGAAGACGCCATCGCCGTCGCCTGGGTGGGCCCAGCACCGGCCCGCGCCACCTCTCCGGAGGGAACACCCCGCCCGCTTCCGGAGACGGGCTCTCGCCGCGACGCGGCCGGTGTGATGCTCGACGCGATCATCGGAGCCATCGGCAGCGAAATCTAG